The Nicotiana tabacum cultivar K326 chromosome 14, ASM71507v2, whole genome shotgun sequence genome contains a region encoding:
- the LOC142169029 gene encoding uncharacterized protein LOC142169029 — protein sequence MGAWRSSGDASLMWTMMAQCIKEAAREVLGVSKELEGKGWDKMMYRLAKLRDRKACDLDQVKFIKDEEGSVLLDEAHIYRRWQTYFHSLLNEEGDRDTVLVDLGSTKSRCDFGYCRQIRVEEVMEAMHKMSWSRAIGPDKIPMEF from the exons atgggagcttggaggagtagtggaGATGCGAGCCTGATGTGGACCATGATGGCGCAGTGCATTAAGGAAGCTGCCagagaggtattaggggtctcGAAGG AGCTTGAGGGTAAAGGCTGGGATAAGATGATGTATAGGCTAGCCAAGTTGAGAGATAGAAAGGCCtgtgacttggaccaagtgaagttcatcaaggacgaagaaggtaGTGTTTTGTTGGATGAGGCGCATATCTATCGGAGATGGCAAACttacttccatagtctcttgaacgaggaggGGGACAGAGACACTGTTCTGGTTGATTTGGGATCCACCAAGAGTCGTTGCGACTTTGGCTATTGCAGGCAGATTAGAGTTGAGGAAGTTATGGAGGCTATGCATAAGATGAGCTGGAGTAGAGCGATCGGGCCAGATAAAATCCCAATGGAGTTTTAG